The DNA region TTAAGTAGGAAAAGTGAATGGCAGAAGCTATGCTCTTAGAACGGTGATTGATGACATGCTTGTGCACCGATCCATTTTCATTATTCCTCTTTTGTAACCTTAGGTTCATCGACTTGACAGAGAGAGCAGTGGCTTGCTGTTAATGGGAAGGACTAAAGAAAGCTTCACTCGACTTCATTGGCTTTTCACAAATGTAAATCTAGCAAAGTCATCATCTGAGGTATGCACCAACTGCTGATAACCACAAATAGATTGAGCATATAAGTATTTTGTGAATGTCTCAGTGGAGTAATTGCAGGTATTCAAAGATAGGCTCTGCTTATGCAAGGTCTTTTTGGGATTGTGACATAAATTTAATTATGGAAGGAATCATCAGTTTTGTCACGAGGATATCCTTCTAAGAGATGTTCTTCTAACTATTTATTTAGTCATTTAATCTGTCTGAACATGTCGTGACAGTAACTTGTAGTGGAATGCTCAACAAATTTATCAGCAGCTCATGTGAATCTTATTCCTATTGGTCATATAGATCTGGAACAATGCTTGTGAGGCAACAACGCAAAGGTACTGGGCGTTGGTAATTGGTACTCCTAAAGAAAAGGAAGGTGTTATTTCAGCTCCTCTAACCAAGGTAGTTTCTTTACTTCTTAAATGATCAAGATCCCTAGAGGCAGAATTACTGCAGTGAAGTAGCTCACCTGTTTCTATTCCAATATTCTGTATTTTGCTCATATATGTTTGGATGCATCTTCATGTAGGGTACGGTAGAACTTATAATGTACTCATTGCATATTCCAAATGTACAATTATTCATTATTGTGGTTTTTTTACTCTGATTACAAGTGCTTCTTGCTGTAGGTAGTTCTAAATGATGGGAAAGGAGAAAGAGTAATTCTTGCTCATCCTTCAGGAATAGATGGCTCTCAAGAAGCTACAACTGAGTATCGGGTGATGGGACCTACGATAAATGGATGCTCTTGGATTGAGTTGTGCCCTCTTACAAGTCGCAAGCATCAGGTGAGATGAGCAAAGTACTCTTCCTCCATCAACAACCTCTCAATGATTCATCAGAAATTAGAGAAAAGAAATCCATTGAAGTTCATCTTTGGATTTTAAAAAGGATTCCACTTGTAGATCATAGAAAAGGAAACAAAGTTCTTAATTAGCAAATTGAATGCAAATTGCATAATAAATCATCaatcttttacttttccttgcaGCTAAGGGTTCACTGTGCTGAGGCACTTGGCACTCCCATCGTTGGAGATTACAAGTATGGTTGGTTTGTGCAGCAGCGATGGAAGCAAATGCCGCGGCAAGACTTCGAGCCATGTAGTGGAGAACCATACAAGCTCCGGAGGCCTGAAGGTTTGGCAGTCCAAAAGGGGAGTGTGCTATCTAAAGTGCCTCTGCTGCACCTACACTGCAGAGAAATGGTGATCCCTAACATTTCAAAGTTTCTTGGGAGCTCTGGTGAATGGCTTGATGAATCCAATGAATGGGCCGCGAGTCAGCCAGACCTTCTTCGGTTCGTGGCATCAATGCCTTCTCACATGAAAATTAGTTGGAATCTAATGTCATCATACTTAGTGTAGTGAATTTGTGTCTTGGAAAAAGTAACTTAAAAAATCACTTTGGTTCAATTATGTTTAATCTCAATATACAATTCTGACCAAACTAAAAGGCGACTCCTGTGCCCTTATGAGATCATACCATTTGAACAAGTACGAGTTTCCCTTGCACAAGCATGAACGCCTTCAAATTGGCTTATGCACGAGCTTTCTCTGCAGTTCCTACGACTATGAAAACAATCGATGGATCTTTCACTTCGTAAACATATTTACAGGCATTCAGATGCCCAAGAATAAAATCATAGATGAAGTCTTTGATAAAAAAGATGCCAATTCTCAACCTCATCAAGACTTCTTGCAAGTATTCTCCTCGGACAAGAATAGGTACCGAAACCTTGAATCATATGGTATGATACTAAAACTCCGCACGCCGAGCAACCTTTGTTTCCGTTGTGATGTGGACTCTCGGACAATGGCTATTTGGTCAGGTGATAGATGACGGCAAATCCAATCGACCAACAAAGAGTCCTCAACGATGCCCTTGGTATAAGAGTGCAGCAATTTTGGCACTAACAGTTTTCCCTTATCGCTAATACCTATTGATGCTCGAATATAATCCAGCATGGAGTTGTGAAGATCTTGTTGAATGTTATCGGCTTTGAAGACTCTTATCTGCATTAACACAAACACATACTCATTTTGAAATAAGAGCAATCAAGTACGTACTTGCTTTAGATGAAAAGAGGTTAGTCTAAAAACAATTCCAGTAACAAGTGACTATTGATTCAAATAGATCTTCATATTACAGATGTGAGCTTGAGAACGTTAAATATATTCAGTTCGCTATCATCAGACAAATTAGTGGATCAATCTtactaattcttggaaaacattCCTAAACAAGGTAAAAATGATTAAGAAACTCACCGCGGGAGAGGAGTACATTCCACAACTAAGGGCAAACAATAACATCGGTTCATGACTGTCGATGCAATAACTTTTTTGCTCCTCGTAAGTCTTGAACTTGTGAAGAGCCAATACCAAACTCTGAAAGAAGATAATCACTTGGTAAAGTTGAGCAAGAAATACAGCGATAAGCATTGTAAATTTGGTGGACGTTGACATACGAGCTGTGGCCTATGCCCCAGAGGTTTCATCTTCAGGATGACAAATTCAATCTCAGCTGCACTGATCGACTGCCCGCCGATTATATAAGATGCCTAAAGAACCAAATCTATGTCATGATATAGACGAGGATTAAAGATGGTACAAAATCCATGAATATAGAGACCTTCTGCATTAGAGAAAATAGTTTGATGTCGCTTTTAGGAACTCCATATGCTAAATAGGCCTGCAGTTTACAAAAATGCATCCAAAGAAATACACAAATTATATCTAAAGCAACATGATATCAACCACAAAACAAAGCAAGATGTTTGAGGCACTAATGTAAATTACAAAGTCTTAAAATGAACACTTCAAGTTGGTTCTTACTTAAGATTGTAGGGAAGTTTTGGTAAACCTCTATTTTAATTTGCTTCATTTCCTAGTTTGTCTTTATTTGCTAGTCAGAAGGAATAAGAACTTGCAACCAAACGGATTTACAAGAATAACATTCAAAGTTGTTATATTCACACTGACAAAATCAAACAGTCTTCATATGTGCCTTAGAAAATTGCCTGCTATTCCTAGGAGAAGCAAAAAAATTCTGTAACCTTCTGAACATTTATGTGCAGAAGCTACAGATTGTTATTTGCTTTCTGTCTTCTGCTGTGAAATAATTTTAACTCGACTGGGTAGTGAAAGTACAATCTTCAGAACAAACTGGTATTCTAGTAAATCGTCGATTTGTTACTAGTAACTAGAAACTTACATGCATTATCAAGGCATTGTACACATTAATCCAGAAGGCAAGCCTGTCATTGCCATTCAAGTTGGCTGGATTTACTTTTGCCAATTGCTCCACAAGAGATCTGAAAAATGGagagaatattaaaaaaaaagccATCTTTAACATACTTCAAAGAATTCAAAGgagaaaaattcatctaagtGACCTCAAATAGTTAGAACTAACATGGCCTAATGGAATCAAAAGCGAAAAGCATAGATGTGGGCTAGCACCAAATCTAAggacaatatccataagtaaaaatAAGAAAAGCAGCTAAATGCAATGGGCAATCTTAAGAATATATGTTCACTTGAGAAATACGCCTACAACCAATCCTTTTAACTATTAAGGTTTAAGAGATTCAGAAGCCATTCTCTGTAGTTTCAATAGATAAGATTCTACATGCGGAGAAACAGATATCAGATTAGTTAGGATAGGATTCGTTTAGAGTACAAGAAAATTTCAACATGAAATAAGTCATGCATGCATGTTTATTGATCAAAACCGTGGGATATCCTTCCATACCTGTAAACTTTTAAAGCCTCAGCAGCATATTCTAGTTGTGCCTTGCCCACAGACATCCAAGATACCTCCATCGCCATGCTATAGCATCCAATATTCCTCCATTTTATCTTGCCATTAACTCCATAAGGATCAAATCTGTCCACTTCCACTATCTCATTACTTAGACGTGTGTCAGTTGAAACATTCTGGGAAGACGAGGTTATAAAGGATGAATCGGAAGAAGCCATCAAAGGAGATGGCTGACTGACTGGTGAAGGTTGGTAAGGCAAACACTCTGAAGAAGATGCCTTTGAAGAGGTGTCTGATGGTTCGGAAAGACAAAGAAAGATATCTCTCATGCATCTCACCATTTCTTCTGAGAGCTTGTTTGGATTGTTCCATAGGTTTGTCCTCACAGAGTCTTTCAATTCCACTGCATCAGACTGCTGAAGACAAGCAACCAATCTTTTCCCTTCTTCAACCTCATTAGACGATCGTAATAACTGAagcagaaaaggaaaattttggggTGTTATTGACTATAAAACTTGATCATCGTTTTCAGTTTACTAAATTATGAAAAGTGCTAGTATGGGTATAAACTGAAACCTCTTCTTCCGGGAATTCATCCAGTGATTTGTTTGCCATAGCTAACTCTGAATCCCGATCTGATGATCGATCTTGTTGCAATGAGCTAGAAATTTGACTTAACCCAAATTTGGAAGCCCGCAAAGAAGATATGTGCTAGCAAAGTCAGGGAGAAATATAAGAAAACTAAAGTGGATCAAATAGGAGAGatgataaaaatgaaaaaaaaaaaaacacacacaaacATTTCTACCTCTTCCCACATACTACTGTAAGATTTGGATGGTTGCTCTGGCAATACTGATGGCAAACATCCAAGATGGTGCTCAGCAAGGTGGCGTTCATTCCTTTCTTGACAAAGTTGAAGTTGCAAAGAAGCCAACTCCTCTTCAAGCTTTGCAACTGTTCTCTCTAATGCTGCTACAGTATCAAGAAGGTCCTGGGCCTACATAGTTGTTCATGATCAAAGAGGTTGTGGTTGGCTATTGCTGAACTTCTGAatcaaaatcaacatagaaatatttattaaaaatatgaaATATACTTTATCAGGCAGCTTCAAAGGGGAGTCTAACAGAGGCCCGAGAGTGTGTGCATTATCAGTTATCGCATTTGCCAGAACTATATGCAGATCAATCTCTTCCTTGAGCTGCTGCTGCAACCTTCTAACCTGTAAAGTGATTTTGGAGTTCATTTGCCTACAGTATATACAGCACCAACAAAGACTTAAAAAGGGAAGTCTCATGGAGTGTTGAAAATAGAAAACCATTTAGATCTTACATTGCTGATCTTCTACCAACTACTGTATATACAGAATTAGTAATCAAAATTCCCATTTTCAAGCTAGTGGAATTGTGCCCATTGTTAACAAAACAAATGGTTGTGAACAAGTTGACTTTTCCTAAATCACATAGCAAACATAAATACACAACATTCAGTAACCAAGCAGAGAGAAGGATGACCGAGCACGTAGAGTAGCTACATTTCATATCCAAACTAACATGTTCTATCCCTGAACTAAGCCACAAAAGATGGAATAGCCTCGTGTATATCCATGAATCTTGGCTACGTGAATCTTATCCCACCATTACATTATATGTAGAACTACCATGCTAATAACATCTTGACCTTGCCAATAGAGTTTTCTTTGGTCTTAATCTATTCCTGATCACCCATTGAATAGCCTCCATTCTTaatataaacaacataaagaaTAATGAATTACAAATATATAACTATAGTCTTCTATGACCAAAATACCAGAGGAGAAATGTCAATCAGATTCGATGCAATCAGTCAAACAAAGAATTCGTTAATTGTGACTCTGATGGTCGGATATTCTCAGTTCAGTCCTGAAAATGCCAAACAACCAATTTTCCAAAATTATtcatcatgtaaactgaaccgaATTCAGACTATGTGCCATAGAGGACAGTTCAATCGCATAGAAACACAGAAGGAACTAGTTAAGCAGAGATTTTTGGCTGGAAAAGATGGAGGGCAATCAAGCTGGTAAACTTACTTCCTCTTCGAGCTGAGATCTGTAGTTGCACATTTTGTGGCGCCTCCCTTCCATTGTGCCATCATAACTCTTGCTAGCCTGACAATTATCGGAAAATTGAAAACTCAAATTTAGGTTAGTATCAAACAAAGAGCAAGCAACATCAGATAATGGTGAAATTTTTTTCCTCATTGTTCAAATTATTTCCTTAGTCCAGAATTAGACAAACCTAACACCAAATGCATCAGGAGTTCTTTGTCAGTTCTTCTAAACATGCTCTGCAAGTTTTGGTAATGAGGCAAAAGAAGTCGAACAAGCACAAGACTCACTCACATCTAGACCAGAACAGCTCGGAGTGCCATCACCGGAGGAACACGAAGACGGATCCGAGCGTGAGCGCCGACACCGTGGTTCCTCACTGCGATTCTTCCCCACCTTGTGCATCACCTTCTGCAGCGATCTTCCCCTGGTCACGGAAACCCATAATTCGCCATCAAATGAAACGGATCgaagatttcttttcttttctttttttgacTTGCTATTTCCACGCAAAAagaataaattttgatttattcctgcTACCAGAACCAGACAAGGGCAAGGAACCAAACCAAACTCAAAAGGGGGAAGAGATCGATCAAACGAGGCTTACAGATTCGCCGGAAGCATGACGCCATGGGAGGAATACATCTCGTTGGCCAAAGCTTCCGCTTTCAGGCACAGCATATCTCTCTATCCCCTCCTCCCGCCGTTATTTCTACTCTCCCCCCATGAATCCACGGTCAAGGGGGATTAAAATAACAACAAAGGGATTCTCTTCTTcccaaaaaaagaagaaaaaaatgctGTCTTTGGAGTTCGTGGGCGCAACTCACACTCCGCTGTTCAGTATTAAGGGAGTCGGAAATGGAAGGGGGCGGAGGAATACCGGAATGGCAAAGCAGGAGCGCAAAAAGTGTAGTAAATGGCCAACTGCAAACTCCAAAGAAGACGACAACCCGCCGAGTAAATAATATATGACGCGGGAGGGGATCCAAATGCTACCTGCTGATGACATTGAAGAGGAGACACCAGCATGCACGAGATGGGTCAAAATCTATAAAAGAACAATTTTTTCCTTCCCTTTTTGTCAATGGATAATATGATTTTAACACACTCTCTCAACTGAATTACTCAAAAGAAAAATCTTGCTTTGTGAATTCCATTTGCAGATCTTCAGCCAAAGAGAAGACTTTTGGACCAGTTGATTCTGATAGTGAGTAATGAACAACAGACAACAATAAATGAAGAGAAGACTTTCGGATAATTTACCATGCACCTGACATTCACTTGCAATCAAATACCTACTCATTATCTAAACATTAAGCTGATAAATCAGATGTCACAGTAGATAATAAGATGTGCCAACAAAAATAGAGAAGAGATCCATTATGATttcttgctgattttaaaaaggGCAGTCATCATGACCAGATTATATAATACCAGATGCAGGACCATCACAATCCCCATCCCCACTACAGGGACAGCAAAACAAACAGttacaaataaatttaataaacaaTGACAAGCATATGCTTGATGGATTGTATTGGCTATTTCAGATTTAAATGAATAGAACACATAATTACTCATCGATTATCCTATCTGAGCTCAATTATTAACTGTAACTGAGAATCAAGAACAGGGTTGGTGGCCTTGAGATTTGTACCGCATTAAATGAAGAAATCATAAAACACTGCAATAGCAATTGGTTGGTCTGCAATAACAACATTAATGTGATCGCATTCATGTCACTTTGTTGGATGGCAAGATAGAAATGCATGAATGTACGTACGTATGGTCCCTGCTTTGACATTATTTTAGAGGCAAAAAGAGGACTTCTCAGTTTCGTCTCATTCAACTTTTGTTTAACTCAAAGGCTTcactgccttcttcttcttcttgctgtgtGGAGAATTGTCAGAATGCATGCAAAAATTTCACTCTTTTGATCTTCCATGTACTGTTCAGAAGCAAACGTCCAGATCGAACTCTTGCTGGTGAAGAGCTTTGAATTTGAACCTCACATTCCATCATCAACTTGATAAATGTTAGATAGTTATCAAATCCCACACATTGATGGCCAGTCTTTATGAATTAATCGTCGGCCGACAAGATTTGCTCTAGACTAGATTGAACGACTATGAATAGAAGTCCCCACAGGCTTCTTGATGGCAATAATAAGGTTCAATTTGTGTCAAAATCAGCCACAACCCAAGTAGGAACCTTGCATGTTCCAATAATTGACTTGACGATGTGAGAATTATGGTCAAACTCTGTCTGCGTTGTTCCTTCATATGCTTCCACCTTTTTCCCtaacaaaaaagaagaaaaaagttgCCTTTAAACATGGTGTTTACTTTCATCCTCAATAACTTTTTCCAATCCATGCAAACACTGGATGTGGATGGTGAAAGACTCGCAGGAAGACAATGACACTTCGAGAGCAAGGATAAACAAGCAAACAGTGGTCCTAATTCTCATCACAaaagggaatttttttttaaaaaaaatcatggcATAATTAGTTATTTCAATTCCAATTGGCAGGCAGAGATCTGCTCAAACTCTCTGCTAAGGTCAACTAACTGCATCTATTGTTAATTATCTAGATTAAATAATGCATTTAAGACACCAATCAACCATGTGGAGAAGAATTGAAGAAAACAAGGGCGTGGTCCACTATTGAACTCTTTCCAGTTCATTCTCCAAAGTAAAAAAAGACAACAAAGattatagttttttttaaggTTATAATTTGCATACTGATTGTTGTATGCCGTGCCACCAAG from Zingiber officinale cultivar Zhangliang chromosome 4B, Zo_v1.1, whole genome shotgun sequence includes:
- the LOC121975520 gene encoding uncharacterized protein LOC121975520 isoform X2; amino-acid sequence: MEGRRHKMCNYRSQLEEEVRRLQQQLKEEIDLHIVLANAITDNAHTLGPLLDSPLKLPDKAQDLLDTVAALERTVAKLEEELASLQLQLCQERNERHLAEHHLGCLPSVLPEQPSKSYSSMWEEHISSLRASKFGLSQISSSLQQDRSSDRDSELAMANKSLDEFPEEELLRSSNEVEEGKRLVACLQQSDAVELKDSVRTNLWNNPNKLSEEMVRCMRDIFLCLSEPSDTSSKASSSECLPYQPSPVSQPSPLMASSDSSFITSSSQNVSTDTRLSNEIVEVDRFDPYGVNGKIKWRNIGCYSMAMEVSWMSVGKAQLEYAAEALKVYRSLVEQLAKVNPANLNGNDRLAFWINVYNALIMHAYLAYGVPKSDIKLFSLMQKASYIIGGQSISAAEIEFVILKMKPLGHRPQLSLVLALHKFKTYEEQKSYCIDSHEPMLLFALSCGMYSSPAIRVFKADNIQQDLHNSMLDYIRASIGISDKGKLLVPKLLHSYTKGIVEDSLLVDWICRHLSPDQIAIVRESTSQRKQRLLGVRSFSIIPYDSRFRYLFLSEENTCKKS
- the LOC121975521 gene encoding RNA pseudouridine synthase 3, mitochondrial-like isoform X1 → MLRRRRLPLRRVIFESVRWLSRVAPPAPVKAEPIIRVSNNIARLGEPKRAPKPRQLLSLPPFPYSGTEPLPGRKKSAGSCGKQRRVTAISWVKHYFADIEQEAIQMHFNKGLVYIESSNQDNQAKENNFTCSLEKIKHDHVMESGVRIHLPVSVGETKITKRYSTIPTATLNPNADEIEYMKRLVIHKDSAIFVLNKPPKVPVNGNLPVHNSMDILAAAALSNGSDQGPKLVHRLDRESSGLLLMGRTKESFTRLHWLFTNVNLAKSSSEIWNNACEATTQRYWALVIGTPKEKEGVISAPLTKVVLNDGKGERVILAHPSGIDGSQEATTEYRVMGPTINGCSWIELCPLTSRKHQLRVHCAEALGTPIVGDYKYGWFVQQRWKQMPRQDFEPCSGEPYKLRRPEGLAVQKGSVLSKVPLLHLHCREMVIPNISKFLGSSGEWLDESNEWAASQPDLLRFVASMPSHMKISWNLMSSYLV
- the LOC121975520 gene encoding uncharacterized protein LOC121975520 isoform X1, whose amino-acid sequence is MLCLKAEALANEMYSSHGVMLPANLGRSLQKVMHKVGKNRSEEPRCRRSRSDPSSCSSGDGTPSCSGLDASKSYDGTMEGRRHKMCNYRSQLEEEVRRLQQQLKEEIDLHIVLANAITDNAHTLGPLLDSPLKLPDKAQDLLDTVAALERTVAKLEEELASLQLQLCQERNERHLAEHHLGCLPSVLPEQPSKSYSSMWEEHISSLRASKFGLSQISSSLQQDRSSDRDSELAMANKSLDEFPEEELLRSSNEVEEGKRLVACLQQSDAVELKDSVRTNLWNNPNKLSEEMVRCMRDIFLCLSEPSDTSSKASSSECLPYQPSPVSQPSPLMASSDSSFITSSSQNVSTDTRLSNEIVEVDRFDPYGVNGKIKWRNIGCYSMAMEVSWMSVGKAQLEYAAEALKVYRSLVEQLAKVNPANLNGNDRLAFWINVYNALIMHAYLAYGVPKSDIKLFSLMQKASYIIGGQSISAAEIEFVILKMKPLGHRPQLSLVLALHKFKTYEEQKSYCIDSHEPMLLFALSCGMYSSPAIRVFKADNIQQDLHNSMLDYIRASIGISDKGKLLVPKLLHSYTKGIVEDSLLVDWICRHLSPDQIAIVRESTSQRKQRLLGVRSFSIIPYDSRFRYLFLSEENTCKKS
- the LOC121975521 gene encoding RNA pseudouridine synthase 3, mitochondrial-like isoform X2; translated protein: MQIKHDHVMESGVRIHLPVSVGETKITKRYSTIPTATLNPNADEIEYMKRLVIHKDSAIFVLNKPPKVPVNGNLPVHNSMDILAAAALSNGSDQGPKLVHRLDRESSGLLLMGRTKESFTRLHWLFTNVNLAKSSSEIWNNACEATTQRYWALVIGTPKEKEGVISAPLTKVVLNDGKGERVILAHPSGIDGSQEATTEYRVMGPTINGCSWIELCPLTSRKHQLRVHCAEALGTPIVGDYKYGWFVQQRWKQMPRQDFEPCSGEPYKLRRPEGLAVQKGSVLSKVPLLHLHCREMVIPNISKFLGSSGEWLDESNEWAASQPDLLRFVASMPSHMKISWNLMSSYLV